The following is a genomic window from Serratia ficaria.
ATATGCATGAAGAAATTACCGGCGTTATTCTGGCCGGCGGCCGCGGGACGCGGATGGCCGGTGAGGATAAGGGCTTGGTACCGATTGGCGGCGTAGCGCTTTATCGGTACGTGCTGGCGCGGTTACGTACGCAGGTAACTGCCGTCGCCATCAACGCCAATCGCAATCAGAAACGTTACCAAGCCAGCGGTCTGCCGGTGATCGGCGACCTGACGCCCGACTTTGCCGGCCCGCTGGCCGGCATGTTGGCCGGGTTGGAACATGCAGCCGGCAAATGGGTGGCCTTTGTACCTTGCGACGTGCCTGATTTCCCAGCGACATTAGTCGAAGAACTCTGGCGGCAGAAAGGCGATGCCCCGGCCGCCTATGCCAGCGACGGTGAACGGGATCACCCTACGCTGGCATTGCTGCACACCGGCCTTATACCGCAACTGACCGACTATCTGGCCCGCGGGGAACGTAAATTGATGCTGTTTCTGAAGGAGGTTCAGGCTCAGCGGGTCGTCTTCAGCGGACAACAGGCGGCATTCCATAATCTTAATACGCCTGACGACTGCCGGCGTTGGCAGCAGGAGCGAGGATTGCGCGATGAATAACTCACTGCCGCCGCTGCTGGCCATTGGCGCCTATAGCGGAACAGGAAAAACCACCCTGCTTAAACGGCTGATCCCTCTGCTGAAGCAGCGGCAGGTAAGAGTCGGATTGATCAAACACACCCATCACAATATGGATGTGGATACACCGGGTAAAGACAGCTATGAACTGCGCAAAGCCGGTGCCGATCAAACGCTGGTCGCCAGCGATCGCCGTTGGGCATTGATGACC
Proteins encoded in this region:
- the mobA gene encoding molybdenum cofactor guanylyltransferase MobA, with the translated sequence MHEEITGVILAGGRGTRMAGEDKGLVPIGGVALYRYVLARLRTQVTAVAINANRNQKRYQASGLPVIGDLTPDFAGPLAGMLAGLEHAAGKWVAFVPCDVPDFPATLVEELWRQKGDAPAAYASDGERDHPTLALLHTGLIPQLTDYLARGERKLMLFLKEVQAQRVVFSGQQAAFHNLNTPDDCRRWQQERGLRDE